actgtttattCCTCGTGTTATGTGATGGCTTCTGATGAGTAACTCATAGCAACCCCAGATCCAGAGGTTAGAGCTAATGAATATTCATTGAATTGAATTTTTGTGGTGTGTCATTTCATGATAGGAATAAAGAGTTAAGGTAAATTGTAATTCTTGTTAAGATTTAATGATTCTTATGATTTAAGACAATGTGTTTTTTAATCATTCATTGTGTTCTTAGCTCGGTCTTAATCGGTGTCATTGTAACTGTGCCTTTAGATTTTGAATCTTGcttagtgtttatttttgttagcTTTGCTGATTTATACTAAAGTCTCTTTACAGTAACTTAGCAGTTTTGTCCGGGTTGCATTCTTGTGagaatgtttctttattttgtagtACATACATGGAACTATGAGTATCAAGATTAACAAATCCTCTGCTCAGGCCTTACAATTAGAGATGTTACAGTTGGGTAGTCTTGGTGTTTCCAGAGTCTTGACATCTCATTCAGGTAATGCACAGAGATTTGCAAAGGTATCAGGAAGACTTTTATTTAGTGAAATGATGGAATAAGTCAGATACACTGTTGAGGGGCACAGTGAGCCATGTAATTGAAGCCCTTCAAGGGCCCAGTAGATGTTTGTCACTTCCTTTTATACGTTCACGTGAAGGCAAAGTTTAGTTTGGGATGTAGTTTGAATGGTTCTCTATTTTGATTGAGAGATGTTAAATTACATGAtcatttttgtattatatatatgccTTTCTGTAATGTATATGATTTTAATCATATCCATGCCCAATTATGTCTGGGCAGATAGTAAATAGAGGATTTTCGCTTTATGTACAGTTTGCTTAGCTGCACATGTACCCCAAACCAATTCAGACTGAATCGGCCTTTCCATTCTTTGGAATGGGCTGAGCGTGCTAGCAGGTTGCTAAGTGCATTACTCAGAGGAAGGGGTATGTGCATAGTACATGTGGGTAAGGGTCTGGAGCCGCCAAGTTTCTTATCAGAAGAGGGGTGTGGGTAGAGTCCCAGGCTTGCTAAACCCTGTATGCTTGCCTACCTCAGAGATATGTGTTCTATCATGGTAATAGGCAGAGCTGATTTAATGAACATGAGATTGTAGATAAAGAAGTTGAAGGTCCCAGTCTTCTTTAACTGGCAGAAAAAGGAGGATACATTGAAAGTTCATCATAAACAAGCTTATGTAGCACACCGCGTTATCTGTTAAAGTGTATTCATTTCAAATCAAGCAATGTAACTTGAGTGTCTGTGATCTGGCTAGATATAGTGCTTAGCAATGGGAAAAAAGATAAGTTAGAGTCTCTTCCTTTAACACTgagcctttaaaaaaatccttttttgGTTTCTAGGTAGGATTGATTATTGACTGACCTAGACCAGTAAATTTGGAAGAAGTGAAGAAGAGCAAGGGAAATATTTTCAGATCTGCCTGTGAACCCTGCAATCCTGAGTAGTAATCTGGTGAAGAATGGCATAGTGGAGGGGCCCTTGCTCTCTGTAGTCCAGAGCATGCAGCTTGATGGAGAGCTGGTGCAAAACATGTCATGTACTTCTTCCCAAGAGAGAGTCTTAGCTGCCTTTCTTTCctaaattccttccttccttccttcaatctatccatccatccttctgtctATCTTGGAAgcgtttgcctgcatgtgtgtctgtgcacatgtaacTTTCTTTTATTGACAAAATGCTTAGCTATCTGTCTTTAAACCCCAGATGTTATTTTTTCGATATCAGTATAAATTGTTGATGtactaaaataataattcattatttaattGATGCATTAAAACCTGGAAATAAGTTCTTAAGGTAACTTGTATGTCTTTGGTGAATTCCTAGCTAACATACTCATTGTCAAAGTTACagattttaaaacagatttgTTTCCTATGTTAGGGGTTTTAACTGTTTGGTATGTGATGTAAATTGCTCTCTACCTACTCTCCCTATTCATTGTAGACTTGCTTTACCGGATTTGACCTCTCAGGCTCTGGTATATTGATAAATAAGGACTCTACATATTTATGTACTATAGTCTGTGTTTGGTAGTGCTGCTTTCTGCATTGTTATTGAACATTAGTAATACTTGATTACATTGCTTTTTATATATTAGGTGTATAGTACACACTTGTCGATCATTTCCTTGTTAACAGTGTTTTTCTCTAGCCAGTTAACATtttgctgctttttctttttctagtttctcaAGCAATTAGGCCTGCATCCTAACTGGCAGTTTGTTGATGTGTACGGGATGGAGCCTGAACTTCTTAGCATGGTACCAAGACCAGTGTGCGCAGTGTTACTCCTCTTCCCTATTACAGAAAAGGTAATTGTAAAGCAAGATATGCAGTTTCTGATAAATGCAGATTTTTGATGTTGAAtaaaaaaatagtctttaaaaacaaatgatgcCTTTGTTACAAATAATcagcaaaataaaaagtaaggaaATCTTAGtgtcttattaaaataaaagatatatggggctggagagatggcttagtggttatgagcacccaactgctcttccgaaggtcctaagttcaaatcccagcaaccacatggtggctcacaaccatccttattGAAATCTGACgacttcttctggtgcatctgaagacagctacagtgtacttatatataataataaataaatctttaaaaaaaagatatatgatTATAGATTGACAATAAAGCTTTCTGTTAGTCTTTTCCCTTTAGCTTTCTTCTCTTAAAAGATAAGGTCAGCTCGCCTCAGCTTTGTGCCAGTGCCTGCCTGTAACATTGGCGAATGAGCTGGGTGCTGTGGAGTATGGCTGCAATTTCTGCTACCTGAAAGGTTAAGGCAGGAAAAAGGACGGAGCTCAGAAGTTGCAGACTGGATTGAGCAGTACAGTGAGACCCTTGTATCCCACAGGCAGGCAATGAGTAAACTAACCGATGTGAGAATGCCTTGTCTTTCTTACCCCGTTACCGTCAGACAGTTGCCACTCCTTCTTAGGCTTCGTTGGTCTGGTACTTTAAATCACTTAAGTTAGGCTACCCCTCGTCCTTCATAGCCTTCCTTTACAGGCTTGTCTTGTTTAGTGTGTAGTTTTTGCATGTGGACTTTTGACTTCCCCCCAATAGTATGAAGTCTtcagaacagaagaggaagaaaagataaaatctcAAGGACAAGATGTGACATCATCagtatattttatgaaacaaacCATCAGCAATGCCTGTGGAACGATTGGACTAATCCATGCCATTGCGAACAACAAAGACAAGATGCACTTTGGTAAACCACTTTCTGTTCCAGGTTTCCTCTTCAGATGTGTTAACTTTATTAAACAGAAGGGGGTGCTCTAGCTCTCTCCAACTATAAAGTAATGGTTATGGGAATCTATGTATAAGCTGCTGGGAGAGAAATAAATCCTTCTCATTCTTCATATTGTTGATGAACAGGTTCAGCAAAAGAGTATTTGACATAATTACTTATCCCAAGACTCTTAGATTCTTACCAGTTAAAGAATTTTTACCTAAAAAAATACTATACTACATTTActgttaattttctttgtaattaaaattaaatttttaatcatttttgaaATTCTCAGAATCAGGGTCAACATTGAAAAAGTTCCTGGAGGAGTCTGTATCCATGAGCCCTGAAGAGAGAGCCAAATACCTGGAGAACTATGACGTCAGTACCTTCTTTCTATCCAACCTCATCCATGGGCAGTTTTACAGGATTGTGGGCTCTGTTCAGCGGTTTGTCTTGAAGCCATAGATTGGGGAAGCATCACTGTCATATCCGTAAGGAAGGGTTTCGGTTTTACCGAGGTAGCTGGGCCTGAAATATCTGTAACGTTACTCAGTTGACCGTTCTGTGTCCAGAGCAGATGAAGAAATAATTTAGTTTGCAAATTAAATCCTGGACCCTCTGATCCAGTTTGAAGtgattgttttaaacatttattatttttgaaaatcatttttcttttgaagaccTTTTGCCTGTCAATAGCATCAATAGATGATATTTTGAACTTTCAACTTAAAAGTATGATGTACATTTTTATACTCTTTGTTTAGTGTTCCAAACTATTTTAATTGCTTTAAGTTTAAAAACATTTGGAATTTTATTCGTCATCCTTATTTTGCATAAAAGTAAACTAAAAAGCATGACAATTGCTAGTAATTCCACCAGTGAAAGGTAACTGTCACTGATGGTTTATagaaaacatgtatgtatatacacagtaGTTTAATTTGATCACACTGTAATACTGTTTTATAACTTGCTTTTTTCACTTATCACAAACGTATTAACACCAGTAAgtatatatttaacattattatttCAATGGCTGAGTAGCTTTCCATTGTATAGTATATTTAACTAGTAAAATGCTGTTTGAAATCTAAgagttttctctttttcactACTTAAAATTATTACAAGCCTGAGTAAAATATATTACTATTTGAGGTTTTAGAACCATTCTTAATTTCATATAATCGTATACATTAAATACATCAACACATTAATACCTAGTAGAGAAATTGCTGATCGGTTTGCATGTCTTATTGCTTTAATACTTACATAACAATTATACTTTTACCCTGATCTTGTATTATGTTCATTTCTCTGCATCTTTGATAGGAGTGGGTCTGACTGGAGCAGGTTTAAGTTTAGCTAGCTGAGCTCCCTAGCTTCTCACAAACGCATGCCTTTTGCACCACGTTTTAAACTTGCCGACTGAAATGCATGCTTAAGCATAAACACGGGCAGAGCCGCAGGAGCACGCACCTTGGAGAGACAGATGGCTGAGcggcttcagtctctgtgagatgCTTGCTCACTTTATTCCAGTCTCAAGTGAATAAAGTGTTAAGTGTTGCTCAAACAATTAAGGAAGCTAGATGACCCTCTCCTTGCACTATGCAAATTAGAACCGATGAGCTAATCTGTTTCCCAATGCATAAGGGATTTGTGGGTAGAAAGGAGAGCACTTCATTTGCTTACTGAGATACAGTTCTGAAAGGTTTTGTGCTAAACTGCTCCTAAAGTTCTTCCAACTTCCCGCCTCGTCACAGGATTCTAGATGGTAAAAGCTGAgctttgttgctgttttcatttaaaagataGACACaactgttttatgtttttgtaaatAGTTTATATTCTTATTACAGGCTATTCGAGTTACTCATGAAACCAGTGCACATGAAGGTCAGACTGAGgtatttcacatttcttttcaaaaaatgttGCTGTGTGTAAATTTTACCTTCTATTGTAGGACTTGTGGAAAAGTATTTCCccagtttggttttctttttgtttttccttagaaCTTGTTTTTGTAACAGCAGCAGCCATAGAGTGATAGCAAACGAGATGTTTCGCCCAGGTTGTGCTACCATGCCACATTCATGGTTCACTTTGCCAAAGCTGTTCACCAGTTCAGCAGGATCTGTTGTAGGT
The sequence above is drawn from the Mus pahari chromosome 8, PAHARI_EIJ_v1.1, whole genome shotgun sequence genome and encodes:
- the Uchl3 gene encoding ubiquitin carboxyl-terminal hydrolase isozyme L3 isoform X2, producing the protein MEGQRWLPLEANPEVTNQFLKQLGLHPNWQFVDVYGMEPELLSMVPRPVCAVLLLFPITEKYEVFRTEEEEKIKSQGQDVTSSVYFMKQTISNACGTIGLIHAIANNKDKMHFESGSTLKKFLEESVSMSPEERAKYLENYDAIRVTHETSAHEGQTEAPSIDEKVDLHFIALVHVDGHLYELDGRKPFPINHGKTSDETLLEDAIEVCKKFMERDPDELRFNAIALSAA